The Salmo salar chromosome ssa06, Ssal_v3.1, whole genome shotgun sequence sequence GCCAGAAttcgtagctagctaacacaaagacaGCTGATACATAATTGTTTTCGAATGTCATATTTGTTTAAAAGCTAGAATCAAGGGAAAGTGGTCTGTGTCGAAAGCAACAAATGGCAGAGATACGGAAAAAGCTGGTCGTCGTCGGTGACGGCGCGTGTGGGAAAACCTGCTTGCTGATTGTATTCAGCAAAGACGAGTTTCCTGAGGTCTATGTGCCAACTGTATTTGACAACTATGTGGCGGACATTGAAGTGGACACCAAGCAAGTCCAACTAGCACTATGGGACACGGCTGGACAGGAGGACTACGACCGCCTTCGCCCGCTGTCCTATCCGGACACTGATGTCATCCTGATGTGCTTTTCCGTGGACAGCCCGGACTCCCTCGAAAACATCCCCGAGAAATGGGTGCCAGAGGTTAAGCACTTTTGTCCCAACGTGCCAATTATTTTAGTTGCCAACAAGAGAGACTTGCGCAACGACGACAATGTTAGGACCGAGCTGTCCAGAATGAAACAGGAACCCGTGAAAACAGAGGACGGGCGCGCCATGGCCGCGCGAATTAGTGCATATGACTATTTGGAGTGTTCTGCTAAAACAAAGGATGGTATTCGGGAGGTGTTCGACACTGCGACACGTGCAGCTTTACAGAAGAGATCAAAACCCTCCAGCGGTTGTGTAAACTGCTGTTCGTTGTTGTGATTGAATGAACAGCTGACGTAAGCGA is a genomic window containing:
- the LOC106607565 gene encoding rho-related GTP-binding protein RhoB gives rise to the protein MAEIRKKLVVVGDGACGKTCLLIVFSKDEFPEVYVPTVFDNYVADIEVDTKQVQLALWDTAGQEDYDRLRPLSYPDTDVILMCFSVDSPDSLENIPEKWVPEVKHFCPNVPIILVANKRDLRNDDNVRTELSRMKQEPVKTEDGRAMAARISAYDYLECSAKTKDGIREVFDTATRAALQKRSKPSSGCVNCCSLL